In one Choloepus didactylus isolate mChoDid1 chromosome 1, mChoDid1.pri, whole genome shotgun sequence genomic region, the following are encoded:
- the LOC119541831 gene encoding histidine-rich glycoprotein-like, whose protein sequence is MGSTGWFSKSLLQRSPGNYLGLPARSPCGKSTWRIIEPSFLVDQYYFPISYQEHQEHREHPQHLQHLEHHPEHLEHLEHLEHLQHLEHLEHPEHLEHLEHLEHLEHLEHLENLQHLEHLEHPEHLEHLEHLEHLQHLERAEQPEHQEHQEHPEHPENPEHPEHLGHLEHLEHLEHMEHLEHPEHLDHLEHLEHLQHLEHLEHPEHLEHLEHLEHLQHLERAEQPEHQEHQEHPEHPEHPEHPEHLGHLEHLEHMEHLEHPEHLDHLEHLEHLQHLEHLEHPEHLEHLEHLEHLEHLKHPEHLEYLEHLEHLESLQHLEHLEHPEHLEHLEHLEHLQHLENLEHLEHAHCVSLEASSRK, encoded by the exons GTCTCCCTGTGGGAAAAGCACCTGGAGGATTATAGAGCCCTCATTCTTGGTAGACCAGTACTACTTCCCAATCTCTTACCAGGAGCACCAGGAGCACCGGGAGCACCCGCAGCACCTGCAGCATCTGGAGCAC CACCCGGAGCACCTGGAGCATCTGGAGCACCTAGAGCACTTGCAGCATCTGGAGCACCTGGAGCACCCAGAGCACCTGGAGCATCTGGAGCACCTGGAGCATCTGGAGCACCTCGAGCACTTAGAGAACTTgcagcatctggaacacctggaGCATCCAGAGCATCTGGAGCATCTGGAGCACCTGGAGCACCTGCAGCATCTGGAGCGTGCAGAGCAACCGGAGCACCAGGAACACCAGGAGCACCCGGAGCATCCAGAGAACCCAGAGCACCCGGAGCACCTGGGGCATCTGGAGCATTTGGAGCACCTGGAGCATATGGAGCATCTAGAGCACCCAGAGCACCTGGATCACCTGGAGCACCTAGAGCACTTgcagcatctggaacacctggaGCACCCAGAGCATCTGGAGCATCTGGAGCACCTGGAGCACCTGCAGCATCTGGAGCGTGCAGAGCAACCAGAGCACCAGGAACACCAGGAGCACCCGGAGCACCCAGAGCACCCAGAGCACCCGGAGCACCTGGGGCATCTGGAGCATTTGGAGCATATGGAGCATCTAGAGCACCCAGAGCACCTGGACCACCTGGAGCACCTAGAGCACTTgcagcatctggaacacctggaGCACCCAGAGCACCTGGAGCATCTGGAGCACCTGGAGCATCTGGAGCACCTCAAGCATCCAGAGCACCTGGAGTACCTGGAGCACCTAGAGCACTTAGAGAGCTTgcagcatctggaacacctggaGCACCCAGAACATCTGGAGCATCTGGAGCACCTGGAGCACCTGCAGCATCTGGAGAACTTGGAGCATTTAGAGCATGCTCACTGTGTCAGCCTTGAAGCTAGCAGCAGGAAATGA